A stretch of Paenibacillus peoriae DNA encodes these proteins:
- the dprA gene encoding DNA-processing protein DprA: protein MEERWLLLGLHELEGIGRKTIQRIWSSDYQLHELLHFSEQKWIEIGLSPAQARIAAQCYDEEWVHERYQRVQSGDIGTVTYVDEDYPLLMKETVDPPWVMYTIGDKSLLHTCSVAMVGTRVPTAYGRRAAEILTEGLCNAGITIVSGLARGIDSICHETALRRGGNTIGVLGTAIDQIYPPQNASLFAELASKGLIVSEYPPGTRSHPGMFPQRNRIIAGLTKGTLVVEADARSGSLITADAALEANRDVFAVPGPITSPKSRGTLSLIKQGAKTVTEASDIIEEYEADLRTREVSSYNREQSPNLKEVSKLPESETSEENRVILLLEQGTMTLDELLDATAWDFGLLHAVLLSLIIKKRIAQLAGTKYKLI, encoded by the coding sequence TTGGAAGAAAGATGGCTTTTGTTAGGCTTACATGAGTTAGAGGGAATCGGAAGAAAAACAATCCAGCGTATTTGGTCGAGTGACTATCAATTGCATGAGCTACTGCATTTTAGCGAACAAAAATGGATTGAGATAGGGTTAAGCCCTGCTCAGGCACGCATTGCGGCCCAGTGTTACGATGAAGAATGGGTGCATGAACGATATCAGCGAGTCCAATCCGGTGATATTGGAACGGTAACTTATGTGGACGAGGATTATCCCCTATTAATGAAGGAAACAGTTGATCCACCCTGGGTAATGTATACAATAGGGGATAAATCACTTTTGCATACATGTTCTGTAGCCATGGTAGGAACTCGCGTTCCCACCGCTTATGGACGTAGAGCAGCGGAGATACTAACAGAGGGATTATGTAATGCAGGGATTACAATAGTTAGCGGATTGGCGAGAGGCATTGACAGTATTTGTCACGAAACAGCCCTGCGCCGGGGAGGAAACACGATTGGTGTACTGGGAACAGCGATCGATCAAATTTATCCTCCCCAAAATGCGTCTTTATTTGCAGAGCTGGCTAGCAAAGGCTTGATCGTATCAGAGTATCCTCCAGGCACAAGGTCGCATCCGGGAATGTTTCCACAACGTAATCGGATTATAGCCGGCCTAACGAAGGGAACGCTTGTCGTCGAAGCAGATGCAAGAAGCGGTTCTTTGATTACAGCTGATGCTGCGCTAGAGGCAAATCGAGATGTGTTTGCTGTTCCCGGACCCATTACGTCACCGAAGAGTAGAGGCACGCTGAGCTTGATTAAGCAAGGAGCCAAAACAGTCACTGAAGCTTCGGATATTATTGAGGAGTATGAAGCGGATTTGCGTACAAGGGAGGTTTCTTCATACAATAGAGAGCAGAGTCCTAATCTGAAGGAGGTCTCCAAATTGCCAGAAAGTGAGACTTCTGAGGAAAACCGTGTCATACTGTTGCTCGAACAGGGAACCATGACTCTGGATGAACTGCTCGATGCTACGGCATGGGATTTTGGACTTTTACACGCAGTTCTGTTATCGTTAATCATAAAAAAAAGGATCGCCCAGCTAGCGGGCACAAAATACAAGCTTATTTAG
- the topA gene encoding type I DNA topoisomerase, with protein MADSLVIVESPSKAKTIGKYLGSKYIVKASMGHIRDLPKSQIGVEVENDFNPKYITIRGKGSILKELKDARKKVKKVYLAADPDREGEAIAWHLAHALELDDTADCRVVFNEITKQAVKDAFKTPRKINMDLVNAQQARRILDRLVGYKISPLLWKKVKKGLSAGRVQSVAVKIILDRENEISEFVPEEYWTITAKLAIKDSTFEAKFHKLRGEKKELSSEADVQEVLEAIGKSSYKVRDVKEKERLRNPSPPFTTSSLQQEAARKLNFRASKTMSVAQQLYEGVDLGKEGTVGLITYMRTDSTRIAASAQEEAKELIIQKYGEAFVPETPRQYSKKAANAQDAHEAIRPTSALREPETVKPFMSRDQFRLYKLVWERFMASQMASAIMDTLSVDIEAGETIFRAAGSKVRFPGFMKVYVEGNDDGKTEEDKLLPPLQPGDKLKKEAVEPKQHFTQPPPRYTEARLVKTLEELGIGRPSTYAPTLETIQKRGYVAIEEKKFFPTELGELVIEQMEEFFPEILNVEFTAHMEGDLDHVEEGEGNWVKVLSDFYESFEKRLEVAEEEMKEIEIKDEVSDVICDKCGSQMVYKLGRFGKFLACSAFPDCRNTKPIVKDIGIDCPTCGEGHVVERRSKKGRIFYGCDRYPECDFVSWDKPSIKPCPSCSSLMVEKRTKQGTKLNCTVCDHSEMLEESDESVETS; from the coding sequence ATGGCGGATTCACTCGTCATCGTGGAATCGCCTTCCAAGGCGAAGACGATCGGCAAATACTTAGGCAGCAAATATATCGTCAAGGCTTCCATGGGTCATATCAGGGATTTACCGAAGAGTCAGATCGGCGTAGAGGTCGAAAATGATTTTAATCCCAAATACATTACCATTCGAGGTAAAGGCTCAATTCTAAAAGAATTAAAGGATGCCCGAAAAAAAGTGAAAAAAGTATATCTAGCGGCTGACCCGGATCGCGAAGGTGAGGCTATTGCCTGGCATCTAGCGCATGCGCTGGAACTGGACGATACGGCAGATTGCCGTGTGGTATTTAATGAAATTACAAAGCAGGCTGTCAAAGATGCTTTTAAAACACCCCGTAAAATCAATATGGATTTGGTCAATGCTCAACAGGCACGACGGATACTGGATCGACTTGTAGGCTACAAAATCAGCCCGTTGCTCTGGAAAAAGGTGAAAAAGGGCCTATCCGCTGGGCGTGTGCAGTCGGTTGCGGTGAAAATTATTCTGGACCGGGAAAACGAGATCAGTGAGTTTGTACCAGAAGAATACTGGACGATTACAGCTAAACTAGCTATTAAAGACAGCACCTTTGAAGCGAAATTTCATAAGCTGCGCGGTGAAAAGAAAGAACTCTCCAGCGAAGCGGATGTACAAGAAGTGTTGGAAGCTATCGGAAAATCGTCTTACAAGGTGCGCGATGTGAAAGAGAAAGAGCGTTTACGCAATCCTTCTCCTCCATTCACAACAAGTTCCTTGCAGCAGGAGGCGGCTCGGAAGCTCAACTTCCGTGCTTCTAAAACGATGTCTGTAGCTCAGCAGCTATATGAGGGTGTGGATTTAGGTAAAGAAGGGACCGTGGGTCTAATTACGTATATGCGTACGGATTCCACACGGATCGCCGCTTCAGCTCAAGAGGAAGCGAAAGAATTAATTATTCAAAAATATGGCGAAGCTTTTGTACCTGAAACTCCTCGTCAATATTCAAAAAAAGCGGCCAACGCCCAAGATGCGCATGAAGCGATTCGCCCAACCTCTGCGTTACGCGAACCGGAAACAGTTAAACCGTTTATGAGTCGGGATCAGTTCCGTTTGTACAAATTGGTATGGGAACGTTTCATGGCCAGCCAGATGGCTTCTGCTATTATGGATACTTTGTCCGTAGATATTGAAGCGGGTGAGACGATATTCCGGGCAGCAGGTTCGAAGGTTCGTTTTCCAGGTTTCATGAAAGTGTATGTAGAGGGAAATGACGACGGTAAAACCGAAGAAGATAAACTGCTGCCACCACTTCAACCAGGCGATAAATTAAAAAAAGAAGCAGTTGAGCCGAAGCAGCATTTTACACAACCGCCTCCCCGTTATACGGAAGCGCGACTTGTTAAGACGCTGGAAGAACTGGGTATAGGACGTCCAAGTACGTATGCGCCGACGCTGGAAACCATTCAGAAACGTGGGTACGTTGCTATTGAAGAGAAGAAGTTTTTCCCTACAGAGCTGGGCGAATTGGTCATCGAACAGATGGAGGAGTTCTTTCCAGAGATTTTGAATGTGGAGTTTACAGCTCATATGGAAGGTGATCTTGACCACGTCGAAGAAGGCGAAGGTAATTGGGTCAAAGTGTTGAGTGACTTTTACGAGTCATTCGAGAAGCGACTTGAAGTGGCTGAAGAAGAAATGAAAGAAATTGAAATAAAAGATGAAGTATCCGATGTTATTTGTGATAAGTGTGGCAGCCAAATGGTCTATAAGCTTGGCCGATTTGGTAAATTCCTGGCCTGTTCTGCTTTTCCAGATTGCCGTAACACAAAGCCAATTGTTAAGGATATCGGGATTGATTGTCCTACATGCGGTGAGGGACATGTTGTCGAACGACGAAGTAAAAAGGGACGTATCTTTTACGGATGTGACCGCTACCCGGAATGTGATTTTGTATCCTGGGATAAACCGTCCATTAAGCCTTGCCCAAGTTGCAGTAGCCTAATGGTTGAAAAACGTACGAAACAAGGAACGAAGCTCAACTGTACTGTCTGCGATCACAGCGAAATGCTGGAAGAGAGCGATGAGAGTGTAGAGACTTCTTAA
- the trmFO gene encoding FADH(2)-oxidizing methylenetetrahydrofolate--tRNA-(uracil(54)-C(5))-methyltransferase TrmFO, translated as MSELQKVTVIGAGLAGSEAAWQIASRGVPVKLYEMRPVVKTPAHHTDKFAELVCSNSLRANGLTNAVGVLKEEMRILNSLILSAADRHAVPAGGALAVDRDGFSGHITDTLHQHPLIEVVNEELQEIPQDGIVVIATGPLTSPSLSEQIKSLMGEEYFYFYDAAAPIVEKDSIDMSKVYLASRYDKGEAAYLNCPMNEAEFDAFYEALITAEVAQVKEFEKEIYFEGCMPIEVMMQRGKQTALFGPMKPVGLVNPHTGELPHAVVQLRQDNAAGTLYNLVGFQTHLKWGEQKRVFSMIPGLEEAEFVRYGVMHRNTFINSPQQLHPTYQFKGRSNLFFAGQMTGVEGYVESAASGLLAGMNAARAARGQEMFVFPAETTLGSMARYITTADFKHFQPMNANFGLLPKLEKRIRNKKEKNEALASRALESLRGYINETGVISAEVQA; from the coding sequence GTGAGTGAACTACAAAAGGTAACGGTCATCGGAGCAGGCTTGGCGGGCAGCGAAGCTGCCTGGCAAATTGCAAGCCGTGGAGTGCCAGTCAAGTTATATGAAATGAGGCCGGTTGTAAAAACACCAGCACATCATACAGATAAATTTGCCGAACTGGTATGCAGTAATTCCTTGAGGGCAAACGGCCTAACGAATGCAGTAGGCGTACTGAAGGAAGAGATGAGAATACTGAACTCCTTGATTCTGAGCGCAGCAGATCGTCATGCTGTTCCGGCTGGCGGTGCATTGGCAGTAGATCGTGACGGATTTTCCGGTCATATTACTGATACGCTTCATCAACATCCTTTGATCGAGGTTGTTAATGAAGAGCTTCAGGAAATCCCACAGGACGGTATTGTGGTTATTGCGACGGGGCCTTTAACTTCTCCATCTTTGTCGGAACAGATTAAATCACTGATGGGAGAGGAGTATTTTTATTTTTACGATGCGGCGGCCCCGATTGTGGAAAAGGACTCTATCGACATGAGCAAGGTTTATCTGGCTTCCCGTTATGATAAGGGAGAAGCAGCGTACTTGAATTGTCCGATGAACGAAGCGGAATTTGATGCTTTTTATGAGGCTCTGATTACGGCTGAGGTAGCGCAAGTCAAGGAATTCGAAAAAGAAATTTATTTTGAAGGCTGTATGCCCATCGAAGTGATGATGCAACGTGGGAAACAAACGGCATTGTTCGGACCTATGAAACCTGTGGGTCTCGTAAATCCGCATACAGGTGAACTGCCTCACGCAGTTGTTCAGCTTCGGCAGGACAACGCTGCAGGAACGCTGTATAATCTGGTTGGTTTCCAGACTCACCTCAAATGGGGGGAGCAAAAGCGTGTATTTTCAATGATTCCGGGTCTTGAAGAGGCAGAGTTTGTACGTTATGGTGTGATGCATCGCAATACCTTTATTAATTCACCGCAGCAACTTCATCCAACCTATCAGTTCAAGGGAAGAAGTAATCTATTCTTCGCCGGACAAATGACCGGTGTAGAGGGATATGTGGAGTCGGCAGCTTCTGGTCTGCTGGCCGGGATGAATGCGGCACGAGCAGCACGTGGACAGGAAATGTTTGTATTTCCTGCAGAAACGACATTAGGCAGCATGGCGCGGTATATTACGACCGCTGATTTTAAACATTTTCAACCGATGAATGCAAACTTTGGTTTGCTTCCAAAGTTGGAAAAACGGATTCGTAACAAAAAGGAAAAGAATGAAGCTCTCGCTAGTCGCGCGTTGGAAAGTTTGCGCGGTTATATCAATGAAACGGGAGTTATATCAGCTGAAGTACAGGCATAG
- the hslV gene encoding ATP-dependent protease subunit HslV, with translation MDMSFHATTICAVRHNGKGAIAGDGQVTFGNSVVMKQTAKKVRRLYRGQVVAGFAGSVADAITLFEKFENKLEEHHGNLQRAAVELAKDWRQDRILRKLEALMIVMDSSGMLLISGGGEIIEPDDDVLAIGSGGNFALAAARAFKRHGSGMEAKDMAREALEVASEICVYTNNQIIVEEL, from the coding sequence ATGGATATGTCCTTTCATGCTACCACCATCTGCGCTGTACGCCACAATGGCAAAGGAGCTATTGCGGGTGATGGACAGGTAACGTTCGGTAACAGTGTTGTAATGAAGCAGACGGCAAAAAAAGTACGCAGATTGTATCGTGGTCAGGTCGTTGCAGGATTTGCGGGTTCGGTGGCCGATGCTATCACGTTATTTGAAAAGTTTGAAAATAAGCTAGAGGAACACCACGGAAATCTTCAAAGAGCAGCCGTGGAACTGGCCAAGGACTGGCGTCAGGATCGTATCCTGCGTAAACTGGAAGCGCTTATGATTGTGATGGACTCTTCCGGGATGCTGCTCATTTCTGGAGGCGGCGAAATTATCGAGCCGGATGATGATGTGCTTGCCATTGGCTCAGGTGGCAATTTTGCATTGGCTGCTGCCCGCGCTTTCAAACGCCATGGCTCTGGCATGGAAGCAAAGGACATGGCACGGGAAGCGCTAGAGGTTGCTTCGGAAATATGTGTGTATACGAACAATCAGATTATCGTGGAAGAACTGTAA
- the hslU gene encoding ATP-dependent protease ATPase subunit HslU gives MNNQSLTPRQVVSELDKYIVGQKEAKKSVAVALRNRYRRSKLPDDIRDEIVPKNILMIGPTGVGKTEIARRLARLVGAPFVKVEATKFTEVGYVGRDVESMVRDLMETSIRIVKSERTENVKDKAEDMANERIVSILVPAEKSNKSQRNPFEMLFGNNTGTSVEEEPPQQDGSLAEKRRKVKFDLLSGKLEDDVIEIDVEDTAPNMLDMFAGQGNEQMGMNMQEMFGSFLPKRTKKRKLPVKEARKVLIQDEAAKLIDMDDVIQESVKRAEQSGIIFIDEIDKIASQGKGSGPDVSREGVQRDILPIVEGSTIMTKYGPVRTDYILFIAAGAFHVAKPSDLIPELQGRFPIRVELSSLTLDEFVSILTEPKNALTKQYTDLLRTEEIEVEFSAEAIREIASIAESVNRNTENIGARRLHTILEKLLEDLSFEAPELTLDRMIITPEYVREKLGDIAQNRDLSQYIL, from the coding sequence ATGAATAATCAATCGTTGACGCCCAGACAAGTGGTATCCGAGCTGGATAAGTATATTGTCGGACAAAAGGAAGCAAAAAAATCTGTTGCTGTTGCCTTGCGCAACCGCTATCGGCGTAGCAAGCTGCCGGATGACATCCGGGATGAAATTGTGCCTAAAAATATTTTGATGATCGGACCGACTGGTGTGGGTAAAACTGAAATTGCACGTAGACTTGCACGGCTCGTGGGGGCTCCTTTTGTCAAGGTAGAGGCGACCAAATTTACAGAAGTAGGTTACGTCGGTCGTGATGTGGAATCCATGGTGCGTGATCTGATGGAAACCTCCATTCGCATCGTCAAGTCGGAACGAACAGAGAATGTGAAGGACAAAGCGGAGGACATGGCAAATGAACGGATTGTCAGCATCCTTGTACCTGCAGAAAAGTCAAACAAATCGCAACGTAATCCCTTTGAAATGCTGTTTGGCAATAACACGGGAACTTCGGTAGAAGAAGAACCACCACAACAGGATGGATCTTTGGCAGAAAAGCGCCGTAAGGTTAAATTCGATCTGTTGTCCGGTAAGCTTGAGGATGATGTCATAGAGATTGATGTGGAGGATACTGCACCCAATATGCTCGATATGTTTGCTGGGCAAGGGAATGAACAAATGGGTATGAATATGCAGGAGATGTTCGGAAGTTTTCTGCCCAAGCGGACGAAGAAGCGCAAGCTGCCAGTCAAGGAAGCTCGCAAGGTGTTGATTCAAGATGAAGCCGCCAAATTGATCGATATGGACGATGTGATTCAGGAGTCTGTGAAGCGTGCTGAGCAATCGGGTATTATTTTTATCGATGAAATAGATAAGATTGCCAGCCAGGGTAAGGGGAGTGGCCCCGATGTGTCGAGAGAAGGCGTCCAGCGTGATATTTTACCTATTGTCGAGGGATCTACCATCATGACCAAATACGGTCCGGTAAGAACAGATTACATTCTGTTTATTGCTGCAGGAGCTTTTCATGTTGCAAAACCATCTGACCTGATCCCTGAGCTTCAGGGCCGTTTTCCAATCCGTGTGGAATTAAGTAGCCTGACTTTGGATGAGTTTGTGTCGATACTGACGGAGCCTAAAAATGCGCTGACCAAGCAATACACTGATCTACTCCGTACCGAGGAGATTGAAGTCGAATTTTCTGCGGAAGCGATTCGTGAGATTGCCAGTATTGCTGAGTCTGTAAATCGCAACACCGAAAATATTGGCGCACGTCGTTTGCATACCATTCTAGAAAAGCTGCTGGAGGATCTGTCGTTTGAAGCACCAGAGCTTACATTGGATCGTATGATCATTACCCCGGAATATGTACGTGAGAAGTTGGGAGATATTGCCCAAAACAGGGACCTTAGTCAGTATATTTTATGA
- the flgB gene encoding flagellar basal body rod protein FlgB, with the protein MNLLGDMSFQKLQAGVQAANTRQRVMADNISNADTPYFKRSEVSFEELLQQQMDGDVTPLRGKVTNSRHFQIGPVNSIPDATVTKDGYSVMNNNMNNVDIDREMSLMAENQLRYNTYIQEINERIKMMRTAVEGR; encoded by the coding sequence ATGAATCTGCTGGGTGATATGAGCTTTCAAAAGCTTCAGGCAGGTGTACAGGCGGCAAATACGAGACAACGTGTGATGGCTGACAATATTTCCAATGCGGATACCCCGTATTTTAAGCGTTCGGAGGTTTCATTTGAAGAACTGCTTCAGCAGCAAATGGACGGGGATGTCACACCACTACGTGGAAAAGTAACCAATTCAAGACATTTTCAAATAGGACCTGTGAACTCCATTCCAGATGCCACGGTCACCAAAGATGGGTACTCAGTCATGAATAACAATATGAACAACGTAGATATCGACAGAGAAATGAGTCTTATGGCTGAAAATCAACTAAGATATAATACCTACATCCAAGAAATTAATGAGCGCATCAAGATGATGAGAACAGCGGTAGAAGGGAGATAG
- the flgC gene encoding flagellar basal body rod protein FlgC yields the protein MKINNGFDISASALTAQRLRMDVISSNIANAETTRAKVENGQAVPYRRKTVVLEPNQSGFADVLKAQMEGSRTSAAGVKVSQIQEDQSPLKPVYNPGHPDADKDGYVYMPNVDIMKEMVDMISATRSYEANVTALNASKAMVSKALEIGR from the coding sequence GTGAAGATTAACAACGGCTTTGATATTAGTGCGTCTGCTCTTACTGCCCAACGGTTGCGGATGGACGTTATATCTAGCAACATTGCCAACGCAGAGACAACTCGGGCGAAAGTAGAGAATGGACAAGCAGTTCCATATCGGAGAAAAACGGTTGTTTTGGAGCCGAACCAATCTGGCTTTGCCGATGTTTTGAAGGCTCAAATGGAAGGAAGTAGAACTAGCGCTGCTGGCGTTAAGGTTTCGCAAATTCAGGAAGATCAGTCACCTTTGAAGCCTGTGTACAATCCGGGTCACCCGGATGCTGATAAAGATGGCTATGTATATATGCCTAATGTAGACATTATGAAAGAAATGGTCGACATGATTTCCGCAACACGCTCATACGAAGCCAATGTAACAGCTCTGAATGCATCAAAGGCTATGGTTTCCAAAGCGCTTGAAATCGGTCGCTAA
- the fliE gene encoding flagellar hook-basal body complex protein FliE codes for MIQNAMFNVQTPVIQQIQSPNNELAKATPSESLKDFGSFLKDALNEVGQQEAATHQMSDQFMAGKVDVDQVMITSQQALLSLQLTTQVRNKAIEAYQEIMRTQM; via the coding sequence ATGATTCAGAACGCCATGTTTAATGTACAGACACCGGTAATACAGCAGATTCAATCGCCTAACAATGAGTTGGCGAAAGCGACGCCTTCCGAATCCTTGAAGGACTTTGGTTCCTTCCTAAAGGATGCTCTCAATGAAGTAGGGCAGCAGGAAGCCGCTACGCACCAGATGTCCGACCAATTCATGGCAGGCAAAGTTGATGTAGATCAGGTCATGATCACTTCCCAACAAGCGCTGCTTTCCCTGCAGCTTACTACACAGGTCCGAAACAAAGCGATCGAAGCCTATCAGGAGATCATGCGTACACAGATGTAA
- the fliF gene encoding flagellar basal-body MS-ring/collar protein FliF gives MNERIAQYRDKISGYWNNFSKKQKILLVSTLAFIIIAVVVLTMQFTKTEYEVAFRDLNANDAAGVIKYLDSAGIPYQLNAGGTQISVPTANADKAKVDVGSQGLIQKGSIGMSAFDQSSSAIGMTENEFNVKYNNALNGEIQQLLERMDGVQSSKAVINMPKENIFAGLEEKDKASASIQMEFEPGFTPNQQAIDGYFNLVKTAVPNLPVENITITNKEYELIPTAKGGQGGLTSGVQENMALQKKFESDVRNNVQQFLSKIVGDDKVNVLVMSQLNFDKVTSKEQMVTPVDQTKMKGIEISAQQIQESYTGSSGQTGGVAGTGTQDVPGYPGGANSGNTSSDKSSSTINYEVNRIARDIIQSPYTVKDLTINVAVEPPTGQQTLDTATQTAIQNILVNIVRASLANSGTTITDADLAKKVSVFSQAVPAPASTNTFFSASNPWLWGIGAAVLALLAGVIFLIVRGRRKQEEELDEELQLMPTPTEFPSITMESVTNESQVRKQLESLAKKKPDEFVNLLRTWLADE, from the coding sequence GTGAACGAGAGAATCGCCCAATATCGGGATAAGATTTCCGGGTATTGGAATAATTTTAGCAAAAAACAGAAGATATTACTTGTTTCGACATTAGCATTCATCATTATCGCTGTTGTAGTGCTAACGATGCAGTTTACCAAAACCGAGTATGAAGTGGCTTTCCGAGATTTAAATGCTAACGATGCTGCCGGAGTCATTAAATATCTCGATTCTGCGGGTATACCGTATCAACTTAATGCTGGTGGGACACAAATCTCAGTCCCAACCGCTAATGCGGATAAGGCGAAGGTAGATGTTGGGTCTCAAGGCCTGATTCAGAAGGGTTCAATCGGCATGAGCGCTTTTGACCAGTCCTCCTCTGCCATTGGCATGACGGAGAACGAGTTCAATGTGAAGTACAATAATGCATTGAACGGCGAAATACAGCAACTGTTGGAACGGATGGATGGTGTCCAAAGCTCCAAAGCTGTCATTAATATGCCAAAGGAAAACATTTTTGCCGGACTTGAGGAAAAGGACAAAGCCTCCGCTTCGATTCAAATGGAATTCGAGCCTGGCTTTACTCCAAATCAGCAGGCGATCGATGGATACTTTAATCTGGTAAAAACGGCCGTACCGAATCTTCCAGTGGAAAACATTACGATCACTAATAAGGAATATGAGTTGATTCCAACGGCCAAGGGCGGCCAAGGTGGGCTCACTAGTGGTGTTCAAGAAAACATGGCTCTACAGAAGAAGTTTGAGAGCGATGTAAGGAATAATGTTCAACAATTTTTGTCGAAAATTGTTGGAGACGACAAGGTAAATGTACTTGTGATGTCCCAGCTAAATTTCGACAAAGTAACATCAAAGGAACAAATGGTCACACCTGTTGACCAAACGAAAATGAAGGGTATTGAAATTAGCGCCCAACAAATTCAGGAAAGCTATACAGGTAGTAGTGGACAAACCGGAGGAGTTGCAGGAACAGGAACACAGGATGTTCCGGGCTACCCCGGAGGAGCTAATTCCGGCAATACCAGCTCAGATAAGAGCTCAAGTACGATTAACTACGAAGTTAACCGAATTGCAAGGGATATTATCCAAAGTCCGTATACTGTAAAAGATTTAACCATTAATGTAGCAGTTGAACCACCAACAGGTCAGCAAACGTTGGATACTGCAACTCAGACAGCAATTCAAAATATTTTGGTTAATATCGTAAGAGCGTCGTTGGCGAATTCTGGTACTACAATTACAGACGCTGATTTGGCTAAGAAGGTTTCGGTGTTCTCACAAGCAGTTCCGGCGCCTGCGAGCACAAATACATTCTTCTCAGCTTCCAACCCTTGGCTATGGGGCATCGGAGCTGCTGTTCTGGCACTGCTGGCGGGTGTAATCTTCCTCATCGTACGCGGTCGTCGTAAGCAGGAAGAAGAGTTGGATGAAGAATTGCAACTTATGCCAACGCCGACGGAGTTCCCGTCTATTACCATGGAAAGTGTGACAAATGAAAGTCAAGTGCGTAAACAGCTTGAAAGTCTGGCGAAAAAGAAACCCGACGAATTCGTCAATCTGCTTCGTACATGGCTGGCTGACGAATAG
- the fliG gene encoding flagellar motor switch protein FliG, protein MAKASSQGLTGRQKAAILLITMGPEVSAQIFKHLRDEEIEQLTLEIANVRKVDAIEKDSIMAEFHQICLAQEYISQGGINYAKEILEKALGSQKAVEVINRLTATLQVRPFDFARKADPNQILNFIQNENPQTIALVLSYLQFEQAAAILSSLPQEKQADVARRVAVMDSTSPEVISQVERVLEQKLSATATQDYTNAGGIESIVQILNGVDRGTERTILDSLEIQDPELAEEIKKRMFVFEDIVNVDNRSIQRIVRDIDNADLQLALKVSSEEVRDVIFRNMSKRMAETFKEEMEYMGPVRLRDVEEAQTRIVSTIRRLEEAGEIIIARGGGDDIIV, encoded by the coding sequence TTGGCAAAGGCAAGCAGTCAAGGTTTAACGGGAAGACAGAAAGCAGCTATACTTCTGATCACAATGGGACCAGAGGTATCTGCTCAAATATTCAAGCATTTGCGTGATGAGGAGATCGAGCAACTTACATTGGAAATTGCCAATGTGCGGAAGGTCGATGCCATTGAGAAGGACTCCATCATGGCCGAGTTTCATCAAATTTGTTTGGCTCAGGAGTACATTTCCCAAGGCGGTATTAATTACGCTAAAGAAATATTGGAAAAAGCACTCGGATCGCAAAAAGCAGTTGAGGTCATTAACCGTCTAACAGCGACGTTACAGGTAAGACCCTTCGATTTTGCCCGCAAAGCTGATCCAAACCAGATATTGAATTTTATACAGAATGAGAATCCGCAAACGATTGCTCTCGTGCTTTCGTACTTGCAATTCGAGCAGGCGGCTGCAATTCTGTCGTCTCTGCCACAGGAAAAGCAGGCAGATGTGGCCCGGCGTGTCGCTGTCATGGACAGTACATCTCCGGAAGTTATTTCCCAGGTGGAACGAGTGTTGGAGCAAAAGCTGTCTGCAACCGCGACGCAGGATTATACGAATGCAGGTGGTATCGAGTCCATTGTTCAGATTTTGAATGGCGTAGACCGCGGAACCGAACGTACGATTCTCGACTCGCTTGAAATTCAAGATCCAGAACTGGCTGAGGAAATTAAGAAAAGAATGTTCGTGTTCGAGGATATCGTCAATGTGGACAACCGTTCCATTCAGCGCATTGTCCGCGATATCGACAATGCAGATTTGCAATTGGCGCTTAAAGTATCCAGTGAAGAAGTACGTGATGTGATTTTCCGAAATATGTCGAAACGTATGGCAGAAACCTTCAAAGAGGAAATGGAGTACATGGGACCGGTGCGGTTGCGTGATGTGGAAGAAGCACAGACACGTATCGTATCGACGATCCGCAGATTGGAAGAGGCCGGTGAGATTATAATCGCACGCGGCGGAGGAGATGACATCATTGTCTAA